A region from the Prochlorococcus sp. MIT 0603 genome encodes:
- the minD gene encoding septum site-determining protein MinD, giving the protein MTLDTRVILICSGKGGVGKTTLTANLGISLARKGSPTAVLDADFGLRNLDLLLGLENRIVYTAQEVLEETCRLDQALVKHKQEPNLSLLPAGNPRMLDWLKPEDMVKIVGMLSNQFEYVLIDCPAGVEDGFKNAVAASKEAIIVTNPEVSAVRDADRVIGLLNTHGIKPVQLVLNRVRPKMMESQEMLSIEDVTDILALPLLGLVLEDEQVIVSTNRGEPLTLIGSNSPAARCYSNIAGRLKGEEIDLIDPSQEGSGLRDKFRRLMQTKIF; this is encoded by the coding sequence GTGACGTTAGATACAAGAGTGATCCTTATCTGCTCAGGCAAAGGTGGAGTAGGCAAGACAACTCTCACAGCAAACCTCGGCATTTCCCTGGCTAGAAAAGGTTCTCCAACTGCTGTACTAGATGCTGATTTTGGTCTTCGTAATCTGGATCTATTATTAGGTCTAGAAAATCGAATCGTTTATACAGCACAAGAGGTTCTTGAAGAGACTTGTCGTCTTGATCAAGCATTAGTTAAACATAAACAGGAACCAAACCTCTCTTTGCTTCCTGCTGGCAATCCAAGAATGCTTGATTGGCTTAAGCCAGAGGACATGGTCAAAATAGTTGGCATGCTAAGCAATCAATTTGAATACGTGTTAATTGATTGCCCTGCAGGAGTCGAAGATGGTTTCAAGAATGCAGTCGCAGCATCAAAAGAAGCAATTATTGTCACCAATCCAGAAGTCTCAGCTGTTAGAGATGCTGATAGGGTAATTGGCCTTCTTAATACTCACGGCATTAAGCCTGTTCAATTAGTTCTGAATAGAGTTCGACCAAAAATGATGGAGAGTCAAGAGATGCTATCCATCGAAGATGTAACTGATATTCTCGCGCTGCCTTTATTGGGTTTGGTTCTAGAAGATGAACAAGTCATAGTCAGTACCAATAGAGGAGAGCCTCTCACCCTTATTGGGAGTAATTCACCTGCAGCAAGATGTTATTCCAATATCGCAGGACGTCTTAAAGGAGAAGAAATTGATCTTATTGATCCTTCTCAAGAAGGTTCAGGTCTTCGAGACAAATTCCGTCGTTTGATGCAAACAAAAATCTTCTAA
- a CDS encoding L-threonylcarbamoyladenylate synthase, with protein sequence MQIPIFLNDDLLLLLKEGSPVLIPTDTLPALAACPENASCLWKIKNRPMTKPFILMGSSSEKLLEFVMPEALEDAFKIGSAYWPGALTIVVPAVKELVDNLNPFGSSIGMRVPACDFTINFLEKSGPLATTSANISGHDPLLDPKAVSKCFPQLPLLGPLPWPKPSGQASTLIEWKAPGSWQILRIGAVIPLEVEQ encoded by the coding sequence ATGCAAATCCCTATATTCCTTAATGATGATCTTCTTCTTTTATTGAAAGAAGGCTCTCCAGTATTAATCCCAACTGATACATTGCCTGCTTTGGCGGCCTGTCCTGAGAATGCTTCTTGCTTATGGAAAATAAAAAATAGACCAATGACTAAGCCTTTTATTTTGATGGGATCGTCGTCAGAGAAATTACTTGAATTCGTTATGCCTGAGGCATTAGAAGATGCCTTTAAGATTGGATCTGCTTACTGGCCAGGCGCTCTAACTATTGTTGTTCCTGCCGTTAAAGAGTTAGTTGATAATCTTAATCCATTTGGCAGTTCAATTGGAATGAGAGTTCCTGCATGTGATTTCACTATTAATTTCCTTGAGAAGAGTGGCCCTTTGGCAACTACAAGTGCAAATATTTCTGGACATGATCCACTACTGGACCCGAAGGCTGTATCCAAATGCTTCCCGCAGCTGCCATTGCTAGGACCATTGCCTTGGCCTAAACCATCTGGTCAGGCAAGTACTTTGATTGAATGGAAAGCCCCAGGAAGCTGGCAGATATTAAGAATTGGTGCTGTTATACCTTTAGAGGTAGAACAGTGA
- the prmC gene encoding peptide chain release factor N(5)-glutamine methyltransferase: MSAIEILNWRRHQLKKGGRAVDLDWLLDIGGGLGWSELQSLKIFQRKTYQLDISLERLSSLWLKHLNDKTPLQYLLGKCPWRDFELEVNPSALIPRQESELLIDIALEKINPALKTSGLWADLGTGSGAFAVALAKSFPGWIGHAVDCSEGAICLAEKNIKKLAGNSQVVLHLGHWWEPLEPWWGQIDLLVANPPYIPSSNLEKLDSVVLDHEPHLALCGGDDGMDCCREIIEGAIKGLSSGGWMMFEHNFDQSEKALKILTEAGFVDVDFATDLEGIRRFALARHW, encoded by the coding sequence GTGTCAGCTATTGAAATTTTAAATTGGAGGAGGCATCAACTCAAAAAAGGTGGCAGAGCAGTGGATTTGGATTGGTTATTAGATATAGGGGGAGGATTAGGCTGGAGTGAGTTGCAAAGTTTGAAAATCTTTCAAAGGAAAACTTATCAGCTAGACATCTCACTCGAAAGACTCTCATCTCTTTGGCTTAAGCATTTAAATGATAAGACTCCTTTGCAGTATCTTTTAGGGAAATGTCCTTGGAGAGACTTTGAGTTAGAGGTAAACCCTTCTGCCTTGATTCCTAGACAAGAGAGTGAATTGTTAATTGATATTGCACTAGAAAAAATCAACCCTGCTTTAAAAACATCAGGTTTATGGGCAGATTTGGGTACAGGATCTGGTGCTTTCGCAGTTGCATTAGCAAAATCTTTCCCTGGATGGATTGGTCATGCAGTTGATTGCAGCGAGGGTGCTATTTGTTTAGCAGAAAAAAATATAAAAAAGTTAGCTGGAAATTCTCAGGTTGTATTGCATTTAGGTCATTGGTGGGAACCTTTAGAGCCTTGGTGGGGTCAAATTGATTTATTAGTTGCTAATCCCCCCTATATTCCAAGCTCCAATCTAGAAAAACTTGATTCAGTTGTATTAGATCATGAGCCTCACTTGGCTCTATGTGGTGGCGATGATGGAATGGATTGTTGCCGTGAAATTATTGAAGGAGCCATTAAAGGACTTTCTTCGGGCGGGTGGATGATGTTTGAGCACAACTTTGATCAAAGTGAAAAAGCTTTGAAGATTTTGACTGAAGCTGGTTTTGTGGATGTTGATTTTGCAACGGATCTTGAAGGGATTAGACGATTTGCTTTAGCACGACATTGGTAA
- the minE gene encoding cell division topological specificity factor MinE encodes MTLRDILNKLLGRQPASAAKARERLQLVLAHDRTDLSPDLLDKMRAEILDVVAKYVEIDLEGGEVSLETEDRMTALVANLPIKRTLSGQIKMKQQESNSESISKVSEEASS; translated from the coding sequence ATGACCCTCAGAGACATCTTAAACAAATTGCTAGGAAGGCAACCTGCAAGTGCTGCTAAAGCTCGTGAAAGGCTCCAGTTAGTTCTAGCTCATGACAGAACTGATTTAAGTCCAGACCTCTTGGACAAAATGAGAGCAGAAATCCTTGATGTGGTTGCGAAATATGTTGAAATTGACTTGGAAGGAGGAGAAGTCAGCCTTGAAACAGAAGACAGAATGACTGCATTAGTAGCAAATCTTCCTATAAAAAGAACGCTTTCAGGACAAATCAAAATGAAACAACAGGAGTCAAATAGTGAATCAATATCGAAGGTGTCAGAAGAAGCATCTTCTTAA
- the minC gene encoding septum site-determining protein MinC: MEIDSKRDKVIFSSVLKKNWRDKIELNLKDYKKDKITFDLGEATFTSKDIIFINKVCQKQKIQIINIESTNPQTIISASGLGFKTLLNPKESTLKQRINSKDSNNDFKSKNDSSTIFLHQGTLRSGEVLAVNNDVLIVGDVNPGASVLAGGNVMIWGRLLGIAHAGKNGNIKAKITALQLRPVQLRIANKVARGPKEKPEEGLAEEARLEDDVIVIKPATTI; encoded by the coding sequence ATGGAAATTGATTCAAAAAGAGATAAAGTTATTTTCAGCTCTGTTCTTAAGAAGAACTGGCGTGATAAGATTGAGTTAAATTTAAAAGATTATAAAAAAGATAAAATAACATTCGACTTAGGTGAGGCTACTTTTACTTCAAAGGATATAATTTTTATCAATAAAGTTTGTCAAAAGCAAAAAATTCAAATCATTAATATTGAGTCAACTAATCCACAAACTATTATAAGTGCTTCTGGCTTAGGATTTAAGACATTGCTTAACCCTAAAGAGAGCACATTAAAACAAAGAATCAACTCTAAAGATTCAAATAATGACTTTAAAAGTAAAAATGATTCTTCAACAATATTTTTACATCAAGGTACTCTTAGGTCCGGTGAAGTCTTAGCCGTAAATAATGATGTGCTTATTGTTGGAGATGTAAATCCTGGTGCTTCTGTATTAGCTGGTGGGAATGTAATGATTTGGGGAAGGCTATTGGGAATAGCTCACGCAGGGAAAAATGGAAATATAAAGGCCAAAATAACCGCCCTTCAATTAAGGCCAGTTCAATTGAGAATCGCAAACAAAGTAGCAAGAGGGCCTAAAGAGAAGCCTGAAGAGGGTTTAGCTGAAGAAGCACGCTTAGAGGATGATGTAATTGTCATTAAACCCGCAACAACAATATAA
- a CDS encoding HD domain-containing protein encodes MSKRTYYDPIHQGITLDDEIPEERMIIRLVDSPPFQRLRRIKQLGPASLTFHGAESSRFSHSLGVFHIARRAFKKILRINPKLEKYNALLYASALLHDIGHGPLSHTSEGMFGLKHEEWSAKVINESLEIYQSLNDLNPSLSSQVADLIAGKEIDCKLIRSLVSSQLDCDRLDYLMRDSHSIGAHYGKIDLERILSALTLAPDGDLAIDPKGLMAVEHYLIVRNLMYRAIYNHRLNEVSNWLLEKIIETARQFGEKKVWVDNCLAKWLWDPKKINLETFLANDDMRTLYHLSRWKEDAPEPLKSLCSNFLNRKLLKATNIEDLGTDFQLEALVITRNLAEKINLDPIICCGLRHNKFFGYQPYKSGLRVWDGKQLKALEKESFLIDRLISPSKTAWLIYPKGIESELKKKLLELRDKQAYG; translated from the coding sequence ATGTCAAAAAGAACTTATTACGATCCTATACATCAAGGAATAACTCTTGACGATGAGATTCCAGAGGAAAGGATGATAATTAGATTAGTCGATTCACCACCATTCCAAAGACTAAGAAGGATCAAACAACTTGGGCCAGCTTCTCTAACATTTCATGGAGCAGAGTCCAGTCGATTTAGTCACTCGCTTGGGGTTTTTCATATTGCAAGAAGGGCATTTAAAAAGATATTAAGAATTAACCCAAAGTTAGAGAAGTACAATGCCTTGCTATATGCTTCTGCACTTTTACATGATATTGGCCATGGACCATTAAGTCATACAAGTGAGGGTATGTTTGGGCTAAAACATGAAGAATGGTCTGCAAAAGTCATTAATGAGAGCCTAGAGATATATCAAAGCTTAAATGATCTCAACCCAAGTCTAAGTAGTCAAGTTGCTGATCTAATAGCAGGAAAAGAAATTGATTGCAAATTAATAAGGTCTTTAGTCAGTAGCCAATTAGATTGTGATCGTCTTGATTATTTAATGAGAGATAGTCATAGCATAGGTGCACATTATGGGAAAATTGATTTAGAACGAATTCTCTCAGCACTAACACTTGCTCCTGATGGTGATCTTGCGATAGATCCAAAAGGTTTAATGGCTGTAGAGCATTATTTAATAGTAAGGAATTTAATGTATAGAGCAATATATAATCATAGGCTAAATGAAGTAAGTAATTGGCTTTTAGAAAAAATAATTGAAACTGCTAGACAATTTGGAGAGAAAAAAGTCTGGGTTGACAATTGCTTAGCAAAATGGCTTTGGGATCCAAAGAAAATTAATCTTGAAACTTTTCTAGCAAATGACGATATGCGTACTCTTTACCATCTTTCAAGGTGGAAAGAAGATGCACCAGAGCCTTTAAAAAGTCTGTGCAGCAATTTTCTTAACAGGAAACTCTTAAAAGCAACTAATATAGAAGACTTAGGAACAGATTTTCAATTAGAAGCTCTTGTAATAACAAGAAATCTTGCTGAGAAAATCAATCTAGACCCGATTATTTGTTGTGGGTTACGGCATAATAAATTCTTTGGATATCAGCCTTATAAAAGCGGTCTTAGAGTTTGGGATGGCAAACAATTAAAAGCCCTTGAGAAAGAATCATTTTTAATAGATAGATTAATTAGCCCATCAAAAACAGCATGGTTAATTTATCCAAAGGGAATCGAAAGTGAACTTAAGAAAAAATTATTAGAATTAAGAGATAAGCAAGCTTATGGTTAA